The Numida meleagris isolate 19003 breed g44 Domestic line chromosome 20, NumMel1.0, whole genome shotgun sequence genome has a window encoding:
- the MAD2L2 gene encoding mitotic spindle assembly checkpoint protein MAD2B, translating to MTTLTRQDLNFGQVVADVLSEFLEVAVHLILYVREVYPIGIFQKRKKYNVPVQMSCHPELNQYIQDTLHCVKPLLEKNDVEKVVVVILDKEHHPVERFVFEITQPPLLSISSESLLSHVEQLLRAFILKISVCDAVLDNNPPGCTFTVLVHTREAATRNMEKIQVIKDFPWILADEQDVHMHDPRLIPLKTMTSDILKMQLYVEERAHKGT from the exons ATGACCACACTCACACGACAGGACCTTAATTTTGGGCAAG tcgTTGCAGACGTTCTTTCAGAATTTCTAGAAGTGGCCGTTCACCTTATCTTATACGTTAGAGAAGTTTACCCTATCGGGAtctttcagaagaggaaaaaatacaacgTACCTGTGCAG ATGTCCTGCCACCCGGAGCTCAATCAGTACATCCAGGACACGTTGCACTGCGTAAAGCCACTGCTCGAGAAG AACGATGTGGAGAAAGTTGTAGTTGTAATCCTGGATAAAGAGCACCACCCAGTGGAGAGATTTGTCTTCGAAATCACCCAGCCACCGCTCCTTTCCATTAG TTCAGAGTCCTTGCTGTCCCACGTGGAGCAGTTACTGCGTGCCTTCATCCTGAAGATAAGTGTGTGTGATGCTGTGCTCGACAACAATCCCCCAG GCTGCACCTTCACAGTTCTGGTTCACACACGAGAGGCTGCTACACGCAACATGGAGAAGATCCAGGTGATAAAG GATTTCCCATGGATTCTTGCTGATGAACAAGATGTGCACATGCATGACCCCCGGCTTATTCCACTGAAAACGATGACATCCGATATCTTAAAG ATGCAGCTGTATGTAGAAGAACGAGCCCACAAAGGCACCTGa
- the LOC110387001 gene encoding F-box only protein 6-like isoform X2 produces MATISDLPEDVLVELLSLLPARDLLRACRPVCTQWRDVVDLTTLWKRKCQREGFYTQSLDRSVADWQVFYVLCKMKRNLIKNPRAEENFKHWKLDENKGDKWNIEDLPGPLGKEPPDSEARKYFVTSYDLCLKSQLITLQKEGYWNELMDEKRPEIVVKDWYAARFDCGCRYELRVRLLSENYLVLDEFCPEPVVIEQWSDAEWREISHTFSDYPAGVRYIWFQHGGQDTQYWAGWYGIRVTNSSITIGPQTLKANEDTI; encoded by the exons ATGGCCACCATCAGCGACCTGCCCGAGGACgtgctggtggagctgctgtccctgctgcccgcCCGCGACCTGCTCCGTGCCTGCAGGCCGGTGTGCACCCAGTGGCGAGACGTGGTGGACCTCACCACCCTGTGGAAGCGCAAGTGCCAGCGCGAGGGGTTCTACACACAGAGCTTGGACAGGAGCGTCGCCGACTGGCAAGTGTTCTACGTGCTGTGCAAGATGAAGAGGAACTTGATCAAAAATCCCCGAGCTGAAG AGAACTTTAAGCACTGGAAACTTGATGAGAATAAAGGAGATAAGTGGAATATTGAGGATCTGCCTGGGCCTCTGGGGAAAGAGCCGCCAGACTCGGAAGCCCGCAAATACTTTGTCACTTCATATGA TCTATGCTTGAAGTCTCAACTTATAACCCTGCAGAAGGAAGGGTACTGGAATGAGTTGATGGATGAGAAACGGCCTGAAATTGTAGTCAAGGACTG gTACGCTGCCAGATTTGACTGCGGTTGTCGCTATGAACTTAGAGTGaggctgctttctgaaaactaCCTTGTGCTGGATGAATTCTGTCCTGAGCCAGTGGTCATAGAGCAGTGGAGTGACGCAGAGTGGAGAGAG ATTTCCCACACCTTCAGCGATTACCCAGCTGGAGTTCGTTACATCTGGTTTCAGCACGGAGGCCAAGATACCCAATACTGGGCAGGATGGTACGGGATCAGGGTGACAAACAGCAGCATCACCATTGGGCCCCAGACACTGAAGGCAAATGAAGACACAAtataa
- the LOC110387004 gene encoding F-box only protein 2-like has translation MWRRWCRKSQVIDLRAEGYWEELMDTTQPKVVVKDWYAGRSDAGCLYELCVKLLSENEDVLAEYKSETIAIPQDNDASWTEVSDSCGFKQVALNLHEPGMFSSRQKQERLSWRKRRLCSWAVIEHRDYTTSLT, from the exons ATGTGGCGAAG GTGGTGTCGAAAGTCTCAGGTCATAGATCTTAGAGCTGAAGGCTACTGGGAAGAGCTGATGGATACAACCCAGCCAAAAGTTGTGGTGAAAGACTG GTACGCAGGACGCAGCGACGCTGGCTGCCTCTACGAGCTCTGTGTGAAGCTGCTCTCCGAGAACGAGGACGTGCTGGCCGAGTACAAGAGTGAGACTATTGCCATCCCACAGGACAATGATGCTAGCTGGACTGAGGTGAGTGACAGCTGTGGTTTCAAGCAGGTGGCACTCAACCTGCATGAACCAGGAATGTTTTCAAGCAGACAGAAGCAGGAGAGGTTATcctggaggaagagaaggctctgttCATGGGCTGTGATTGAGCACAGGGATTATACGACAAGTCTTACATAA